The window CGCCGGTACGTGCAGTACTTCAACCGTCGACATGCCCGCACCGGCACGCTTTGGGAGGGCCGCTACCGCTCTACCGTGCTGCAGCCAGAACGTTACCTGTTGGCGTGCATGGTGTACCTGGATCTCAATCCCGTGCGGGCCGGACTGGTGCAGCAGCCTGCTGACTACCCGTGGTCGAGCCACGCCCACTGGCTGGGCCTGCGCAACGACCGGTGGTTGACACCGCACGCGCTGTATTGGGCGCTGGGCAACACCCCCTTTGCGCGCGAGGCGGCCTACGCCGCGCTGGTGCAGGCAGGCTTGGGCGCGTCGGTCCTAGCGTCGCTGACCGATTCAGCACTCAGCGGCTGGGCCCTGGGGGACGCCGATTTCCTTGGGAGTCTGCAACAGCAGACCCCGCGGCGTGTGACTCGCGGGATGCCTGGCAGACCTCGAACTGCAGAAAAGGCATAAAAACAAACTGATGTGCTGGTGCTATATGGGCAACATGCTATAGATTTTAATATGTCCCCAATATTGTGGCGGCGCTTGTCATTGGTTGTTAAATAAGAATCTGACCCCAATTAATTTGCTTGCCAAAATATGCTGCAATGCACTAATCTCAGCTCCCCTGCGAAAAATATAGGAGTGCGCCATGACCACGGCTGCCGAGATCCAGCATCTGCAACAACACGGTTTGTATTCATCGGGTAACGAACACGACGCCTGTGGCCTCGGGTTTGTGGCCCACATCAAGGGCATCAAGCGCCACGACATCGTGACGCAGGCCCTGAAGATTCTGGAAAACATCGACCACCGTGGTGCGGTGGGTGCTGACCCGCTGATGGGCGACGGCGCCGGCATCTTGATCCAGATTCCTGACGCGCTGTACCGCGAAGAAATGGCCAAGCAAGGCGTGACATTGCCTGCAGCAGGTGAGTACGGCGTCGGCATGATCTTCCTGCCCAAGGAGCATGCCTCCCGCCTGGCTTGCGAGCAGGAGATGGAGCGTGCCATCAAGGCCGAAGGCCAGGTGCTGCTGGGCTGGCGCGATGTGCCGGTGAATGTGGACATGCCCATGTCGCCCACCGTGCGCAAGAAGGAGCCGATCCTGCGCCAGGTCTTCATCGGCCGCGGCAACGACGTGATCGTGCAGGACGCGCTGGAGCGCAAGCTGTACGTGATCCGCAAGACGGCCAGCGCCAACATCC of the Acidovorax sp. 107 genome contains:
- a CDS encoding transposase, whose amino-acid sequence is MARLPRLTLPGHLHHVILRGNNRQPIFAGADDFETLLALLTDHAQKYAVAVHAYVLMDNHFHLLVTPTTPDGLPQMMQAVGRRYVQYFNRRHARTGTLWEGRYRSTVLQPERYLLACMVYLDLNPVRAGLVQQPADYPWSSHAHWLGLRNDRWLTPHALYWALGNTPFAREAAYAALVQAGLGASVLASLTDSALSGWALGDADFLGSLQQQTPRRVTRGMPGRPRTAEKA